One window from the genome of Merismopedia glauca CCAP 1448/3 encodes:
- a CDS encoding YeeE/YedE family protein → MKQYLIALVSGILFGLGLGISQMIDRNRVLGFLDVKGVWDPTLLFVLGGAVGVTIIAFRFVLKLPHPLFSDKFYLPKTQDIDLPLVIGAAIFGIGWGISGYCPGPGIAALVLGIWNPVLFLAAMLVGSLAQKSFSSATQARSQAKTYSDSQR, encoded by the coding sequence GTGAAACAATATTTAATTGCTCTAGTTTCGGGAATATTATTCGGTTTGGGCTTGGGAATATCTCAGATGATTGATCGCAATCGCGTCCTCGGTTTTTTAGATGTAAAAGGAGTCTGGGACCCTACCCTATTATTCGTTCTAGGCGGTGCTGTGGGAGTAACTATAATTGCTTTCAGGTTCGTCCTCAAACTACCGCATCCCTTATTCTCAGACAAGTTTTACCTACCTAAAACCCAAGATATCGACTTGCCTTTGGTGATAGGCGCGGCTATTTTCGGCATCGGTTGGGGTATTTCTGGGTACTGTCCAGGTCCTGGGATTGCAGCTTTAGTATTGGGAATTTGGAACCCAGTATTATTTTTAGCGGCTATGCTGGTGGGTTCTTTAGCGCAGAAATCGTTTTCCTCTGCTACTCAAGCACGCTCCCAAGCGAAAACCTACAGTGATTCTCAAAGATAA
- a CDS encoding YeeE/YedE family protein: MAEFNWQTALLGGGLIGIAATVLLLFNGRIAGISGMVNGAISLSREEIWRWMFIVGILLGAAVYEYGLAAEATPRSAFAPAAMILGGLLVGWGTRMGNGCTSGHGVCGLGRLSARSLVAVITFLITAILTVFIVRHSIWDFRF; encoded by the coding sequence ATGGCAGAATTTAACTGGCAAACAGCCTTACTCGGTGGTGGCTTAATCGGCATTGCAGCGACCGTTTTGTTGCTATTCAACGGGCGGATTGCAGGCATTAGCGGGATGGTAAATGGGGCAATTTCCTTGAGCCGCGAAGAGATTTGGCGCTGGATGTTTATCGTCGGCATACTTCTGGGAGCGGCTGTATACGAGTACGGACTAGCAGCAGAAGCTACCCCTCGTTCCGCTTTTGCCCCCGCAGCCATGATTTTAGGCGGTTTGCTCGTGGGTTGGGGAACTCGCATGGGCAATGGCTGTACTAGCGGTCATGGGGTGTGCGGTTTGGGGCGCTTGTCTGCGCGATCTCTTGTTGCCGTTATTACCTTCTTAATTACAGCCATTTTGACCGTCTTTATCGTCCGCCATTCGATTTGGGATTTTAGATTTTAG
- a CDS encoding SulP family inorganic anion transporter, which produces MALAFLVGVIEILMGVLRLGFLVNFLSRSVISGFVSGAATIIAFSQFKHIFGVKIGTLFVWGFGLD; this is translated from the coding sequence ATCGCACTCGCTTTTTTAGTAGGCGTTATTGAAATTTTGATGGGGGTATTGCGCTTGGGGTTTCTGGTTAATTTCCTCAGCCGTTCGGTTATATCTGGTTTTGTCAGTGGGGCGGCGACTATTATTGCTTTCAGCCAGTTTAAGCACATATTTGGCGTAAAGATAGGAACTTTATTCGTTTGGGGGTTTGGATTAGACTGA
- a CDS encoding MBL fold metallo-hydrolase has product MLFRQLFDEDTWTYTYLIADTDGKEAILVDPVAEQVERDLRILEELGLKLRYCLETHIHADHITLTQ; this is encoded by the coding sequence ATGCTATTTCGCCAGCTATTCGATGAAGATACCTGGACTTACACTTATCTAATTGCCGATACGGACGGGAAAGAAGCCATTCTCGTCGATCCGGTTGCCGAACAGGTAGAACGAGATCTCCGTATTTTGGAGGAATTGGGACTCAAGTTGCGCTATTGTCTGGAAACTCACATTCATGCTGACCATATTACTTTAACTCAATAA